A stretch of DNA from Dehalococcoidia bacterium:
TTGCTATTCAATTGTCGAGTATCAGCTTAGCGGTCACGCCCGCGTTTCGTCAACGTGGCGGCGCGGCCGACGATGCGAGCAAGCACCCTCTCTGCACAACGGCTGAGCGCAGCGCCGGCTACGCCGTTTGCCGGCGGTCCGGCGGTGAGCCGACGCTTAGCCACTCGAGCATCTGCCGCTCGACCGGGCGATTGTGCGGGTCGAAGACGACGGTGGTTTGCACGGGAAAGCGCTGCTGCCAGTCGTCCAGCAGTTGCAGGGTCTCCTTCGGCGTTCGCGCCTGGCAGACGCCCGTCAGGCACTCCGGCCGCCCGTCGAAGCGGATGAGCGTAAACCACTGTGGGTTCGGCATGGGGCGTCTCCTTTCGGCAGCGGAGTCGAACGTCGAGTTCCATCTGCATCTTTGTCCCGTCCGTTGGCCGATGCTACATCCATCGGGGCCGGATCGCCAGTGCGAAGGAGTAGAACCCTGCCGTTACTTTTGGGCGATTCCGCTACATCCCGCGCCGAAGCTGGTCGGATTAGCCGGCAACGGACATCGCTTGCAGCAGTTGCGGCACGACCTGGTCGTACATCTGGTTGTAGGTCGGAAAGGCATGCACGACCTCGGCGAAACGGGAGAGCGGGATCTCGGCCCGGATCGCCAGCAAAGCCTCGCCCAGCCAGGAATCCGCCTGCTCGCCGATCGCCGACGCGCCGACCAGCACGCCGCGGGCCGGGTCCGCGAGCAGTTCCAGCCGCCCCAGTTCCGTGCCGGCCGTCTCGGCGCGTGGTGTCGTAGCCAGGTCGGCCGCAGCCCAGACCACGGGCAGGCCGCGCTGCTCGGCCTGCGCCCGCGTCAGCCCCACGGCCGCGACCGGTGGGCAGGTGTAGACCATGCGCGGAATCGCCCGGTAGTCCGCCGTGGCGGCGTCGCCGAGCAGGTTGGCCACGACGATCTTCGCCTGGTACTCGGCCGTGTGCGTGTAGGGCTCGATGCCGGCGACATCGCCCGCCGCCCAGACGCGCGTCTGCCCGACGACGCGGCAGTGCGCGTCGATGGCGAGGCCTTGCTTGCCCGGCGTAATGCCGAGCGCCTCCAGGCCGAGTCCCTGCACGCGCGGCGTGCGGCCCGTGGCCACAAGCACGCGCTCGACCTCGATCACGGCGCCGTCGGCCAGCCGCAGCCGCGCCCCCGCTGCCGAGCGCTCGGCGGTCTTCAGCTCAGCGCCGAGCCAACGCTGCACGCCGTCCGCGGCCAGCGCCTGGCCCAGCAGATCGCCGATCGCCGGCTCCTCGGCGGGCAGCAGGCGCGGCGCCTGCTCGATCAGGTGCACGGCCGCGCCGAAGGCGGCGAAGATCTGCGCGAGCTCGCAGCCCACCGGGCCGCCGCCCAGGATCGCCAGCGAGCCGGGTAGCTTCTCACTGGTCAGCGCCTCGTCGCTCGTCCAGCAGGGCACGGTGTCCAGGCCAGGGATCGGCGGCATGGCCGGCGCCGAGCCCGTGGCGATCACCAGGTCGCGCCAGCCGATCTCCCGCTCGCCCGCGGCGAGCAGGCCGGGGCGCGCGATCCGGCCGCTGCCGCGCAGCAGTCTGACGCCGGCCTCTCCAAGCAGGCGCTCGCCGTCCGCATCGTCGTGCGGCACGAGGCGGCGGCGCCGCTGCACGGCGGCGGCATAGGCGGCGCGGCCTTCACCGGCATCGATTGCCGCGGCGCTCGCGCCCAGCTCAGGGGCGTGACGCAGCAGCAGGCGAAGTTCGGCCGAGCGCAGCATCACCTTGCTGGGCACGCAGGCCACGAACGGGCAGGCGCCGCCGATGCGCGCCTCCTCGACCAGGACCACGCGCTTGCCA
This window harbors:
- a CDS encoding NAD(P)/FAD-dependent oxidoreductase, producing MEQFEVAVLGAGGAGENIAKPLAQAGKRVVLVEEARIGGACPFVACVPSKVMLRSAELRLLLRHAPELGASAAAIDAGEGRAAYAAAVQRRRRLVPHDDADGERLLGEAGVRLLRGSGRIARPGLLAAGEREIGWRDLVIATGSAPAMPPIPGLDTVPCWTSDEALTSEKLPGSLAILGGGPVGCELAQIFAAFGAAVHLIEQAPRLLPAEEPAIGDLLGQALAADGVQRWLGAELKTAERSAAGARLRLADGAVIEVERVLVATGRTPRVQGLGLEALGITPGKQGLAIDAHCRVVGQTRVWAAGDVAGIEPYTHTAEYQAKIVVANLLGDAATADYRAIPRMVYTCPPVAAVGLTRAQAEQRGLPVVWAAADLATTPRAETAGTELGRLELLADPARGVLVGASAIGEQADSWLGEALLAIRAEIPLSRFAEVVHAFPTYNQMYDQVVPQLLQAMSVAG